A window of Blautia argi genomic DNA:
CCTTTTTGTATTTTCTATATTTTCCGCTAAATTTAATTCCTGTCCTTTATAGTATAACGGTTCTTTGAGGTTTTCGCAATGATTGATTACTTAAATCACAGATAAAAATGCTCTTCACATTTCAACTTCTATATACTCAAATTCCCCTGAAATTCCTCAATACATCTGTCCTGCATTTTCCTTTCATAGTTTCCTTCCAGAAACTGTTTCAGCACCTCTGGAAATATTTCCCAGGATTCCCTTTCCTGATATGCCAGTATGGGGTAAAAAAGGGCTCCTGCTTCCCGTGCTGCCTCCAGATCTATAGGAGAATCCCCTATCATCAGGACTTTTTTCTTCTCATATCCCTTTTCCACCAGTTCCTTTAGGCACTCCGCTTTACGCCCTGTTTCCTGAGAAGCCAGAAGGTCTGTGTACTGAATCAGGGACTGATTTTCCCATTCTTTTCTGATTTCCACACCATTGGCTGAAGTTACAATAGCTATATCCGCGTATTTCTTTGCCAGCTCCAACGCTTCCCGCGCACCTTCAAAGGGTGGTTTTTTCCTGTCTGAAATCATTGCCATAGACTGATTCACCAACCCCGACCATTCTATTGCTTTTTTTATACATATACTTCCTGTCCTCTCAAAAGCTTCCCGAAGGCTTTCATCAGAAAGCTCGCTTGCTGTCTGTACCCAATATACATATTCCGAAAGCCCTTCTATACAGGTATAATTTTCATGAATGTCGGCAAGTACTCTTGCCAGACCACGGAATCGGTTGATCCCTCTGAAATTGCTTAAAAGATTTACCTTTCTCCACAATCGGATAATCTCATCTTTGTATTCCTCCAGATTCCATTGGTGTACCAGGCACGGTCCCAGACAGCGCATATGTTTCACGTCCATAGTATCCAATACACACCCATCCGAATCAATACAGATCAAAAAGTCCTTTGCTTTTTCAAATTTTTTTATTGCCTGCTTCACTTTTCTTCCCCCCTGCAGTTTTTGGTATATTCTTAATCTACATTATACTCTTCCGCAACTTGAGCCGCAAGAAAGAATCCTTTGGAATCAATGAACTTTTTCTATAAAAATCCGATATTTTGCTGAATTGCACAGGCTTTGGGTGTATAATAAAAGCACTCTATATTTTATCTGAGAAAGGA
This region includes:
- a CDS encoding HAD family hydrolase, translating into MKQAIKKFEKAKDFLICIDSDGCVLDTMDVKHMRCLGPCLVHQWNLEEYKDEIIRLWRKVNLLSNFRGINRFRGLARVLADIHENYTCIEGLSEYVYWVQTASELSDESLREAFERTGSICIKKAIEWSGLVNQSMAMISDRKKPPFEGAREALELAKKYADIAIVTSANGVEIRKEWENQSLIQYTDLLASQETGRKAECLKELVEKGYEKKKVLMIGDSPIDLEAAREAGALFYPILAYQERESWEIFPEVLKQFLEGNYERKMQDRCIEEFQGNLSI